A window of the Synergistaceae bacterium genome harbors these coding sequences:
- a CDS encoding response regulator, giving the protein MAKKVFLVDDADFIVDMLRVIVEGAGYKVVGSAFNGPKALEAIEKLPEDSVPDIVTVDFHMPQMDGLETINRIRALLPGVRILLISAHATLPIVMKAKETGVDAFIAKPFEPKTLLELLEKW; this is encoded by the coding sequence GTGGCTAAAAAAGTTTTTCTCGTCGATGACGCCGATTTTATAGTGGACATGTTGCGGGTTATTGTGGAGGGCGCGGGGTACAAGGTTGTCGGCAGCGCTTTCAACGGGCCGAAGGCACTGGAAGCGATAGAAAAACTTCCGGAGGATTCGGTTCCTGATATTGTTACTGTGGATTTTCACATGCCTCAAATGGATGGGCTGGAGACGATCAACAGGATTCGCGCGCTTTTGCCGGGAGTACGGATTTTACTGATCAGCGCCCATGCGACGCTTCCCATTGTAATGAAAGCCAAAGAGACGGGTGTGGACGCTTTTATTGCCAAACCCTTCGAACCCAAAACCCTTTTGGAGTTGCTCGAAAAATGGTGA
- the rplL gene encoding 50S ribosomal protein L7/L12 has protein sequence MSHDELIKAIEEMTVLELSELVKALEDKFGVSAAAPAMAMPMMAVPGAAAAAEEEKTEFDVIYKAPGANKINVIKVVREITGLGLKEAKELVDNPPKPVKEGIAKEEAEEIKKKLAEAGAEVEVK, from the coding sequence ATGTCTCACGACGAACTGATCAAGGCTATTGAAGAAATGACGGTGCTGGAGCTTTCCGAGCTGGTCAAGGCTCTGGAGGATAAATTTGGCGTTTCCGCCGCCGCTCCCGCCATGGCGATGCCCATGATGGCCGTGCCTGGCGCCGCTGCCGCCGCCGAAGAGGAGAAAACGGAATTCGACGTGATCTACAAGGCTCCCGGGGCCAATAAGATCAATGTCATCAAGGTGGTGCGTGAAATTACGGGTCTTGGCCTCAAGGAAGCCAAAGAGCTGGTGGACAATCCTCCCAAGCCCGTCAAGGAAGGCATTGCCAAAGAAGAGGCCGAAGAGATTAAAAAGAAGCTCGCCGAGGCTGGAGCCGAGGTCGAAGTGAAGTAA
- a CDS encoding acyl-CoA thioesterase, whose protein sequence is MNILPYVRKVQFYETDQMGVVHHSNYIHWFEEARVDLMQQMGFPYEEVEARDITFAVLSLSCEYKSPVRFGETVHVFPGVSQCDLSRMAICYRVTDARSGALRTLGESFHFFFRKTDARPVSLKRAIPELYELFHSLKEQGDKAAGAQVL, encoded by the coding sequence ATGAATATCTTGCCATACGTCCGTAAAGTTCAATTTTATGAAACCGACCAGATGGGAGTGGTGCATCACTCCAATTACATCCACTGGTTTGAGGAAGCCCGGGTGGATCTCATGCAGCAGATGGGGTTTCCCTATGAAGAGGTGGAGGCTCGGGACATTACTTTCGCCGTTCTGAGCCTCTCCTGCGAGTATAAATCCCCGGTGCGTTTCGGAGAGACGGTGCACGTGTTTCCCGGAGTCTCCCAGTGCGATCTGTCGAGGATGGCTATCTGTTATCGCGTGACGGATGCCCGGTCCGGCGCGCTTCGAACCCTGGGGGAGAGCTTTCATTTCTTTTTCAGAAAGACGGACGCCCGACCCGTGTCCCTGAAAAGGGCAATTCCGGAGCTTTATGAGCTGTTTCATTCCCTGAAGGAGCAGGGCGACAAAGCGGCCGGAGCGCAGGTTTTGTAA
- a CDS encoding DUF2730 domain-containing protein, with protein MDKKEKGGKENIDVKAAAILDKAKTNWKYIAGVVVLLIILFNIVWTLASSRIAPLSEEVQKLKDTVAAFETRVAEAEKGVTVDADALKADVESIRGATTSFETKLNSLIQTEEAKLESLTKEVENQKAYLELLRNLAVK; from the coding sequence ATGGACAAGAAGGAGAAGGGCGGAAAAGAGAATATCGATGTAAAGGCCGCGGCGATTTTGGATAAGGCAAAAACGAACTGGAAGTACATAGCGGGTGTCGTTGTTCTTCTCATTATTTTGTTTAATATTGTCTGGACTCTGGCGAGCAGCCGCATCGCGCCCCTGTCCGAGGAAGTGCAGAAACTGAAGGACACGGTGGCGGCCTTTGAAACTCGGGTTGCCGAGGCGGAAAAAGGAGTTACGGTGGACGCCGATGCTCTCAAAGCCGATGTGGAATCCATCCGGGGAGCCACCACGAGCTTTGAAACGAAGCTGAACTCCCTCATCCAGACGGAAGAGGCGAAGCTCGAATCGCTCACGAAAGAAGTGGAAAATCAGAAGGCCTACCTCGAACTGCTCAGAAACCTTGCCGTGAAGTAG
- the hemW gene encoding radical SAM family heme chaperone HemW has translation MSLFSLYLHVPFCLSKCGYCSFYSRKSDSASEEAWLETTAGEAKNIGRIWEGRPPLRTIFIGGGTPTVLSCSSWARLLRILEGAFDISELREATVEANPCSLTEEHLRLWRDSFITRVSIGVQSMIDEELRWLGRRHDRTMAAGAIDLSLNQGFDVSADLIFGLPLQTLRGWRDSLRRVTALGVSHVSAYQLTLEPDTPLGKKLFHMENYGLPEGYPFYRFAQWYLPKKGLEQYEIASFARVNHECLHNLAYWRQENVLALGPSAWGYLSGSGLRYHNVSTLEEYLSVRDTLPLAGSERLEGRERGLEAAILALRTRWGIDGAAFALRFGPALWEEIVSLLGRLPPRLVQADSTGARLTPEGMRVGNAIWVELLDSAK, from the coding sequence ATGTCTCTTTTTTCTCTTTATCTTCACGTTCCCTTCTGCCTTTCCAAATGCGGCTACTGCTCGTTTTACAGTCGAAAGAGCGACTCCGCCTCCGAAGAGGCCTGGCTTGAGACGACAGCCGGAGAGGCGAAAAATATCGGGCGGATATGGGAAGGACGCCCTCCTCTGAGAACGATTTTTATCGGAGGGGGAACGCCCACGGTGTTGTCCTGTTCCTCCTGGGCCCGTTTGCTTCGGATCCTTGAGGGGGCTTTCGACATTTCGGAACTTCGGGAGGCCACGGTGGAGGCGAATCCCTGCTCTCTGACGGAGGAACATCTGCGGCTGTGGAGGGATTCCTTCATCACGCGCGTCAGCATCGGCGTTCAGAGCATGATTGACGAGGAATTGCGCTGGCTGGGACGGCGACACGACAGGACCATGGCCGCCGGCGCAATCGACCTGTCGCTGAACCAGGGCTTCGACGTATCCGCCGACCTGATCTTCGGACTTCCTCTTCAGACGCTGCGGGGGTGGCGCGACTCTCTGCGCCGGGTCACGGCCCTGGGGGTTTCCCATGTCTCCGCCTATCAGCTGACGCTGGAGCCTGACACGCCGCTGGGGAAAAAACTCTTTCACATGGAAAATTACGGGTTGCCGGAAGGGTATCCCTTTTACCGCTTCGCTCAGTGGTATCTTCCGAAAAAAGGGCTTGAACAGTACGAAATTGCCAGTTTTGCCAGGGTAAACCACGAATGCCTGCACAATCTGGCCTACTGGCGGCAGGAAAACGTTCTGGCTCTCGGGCCGTCCGCCTGGGGATACCTGTCGGGGTCCGGTTTGCGCTATCATAATGTCTCCACACTTGAAGAGTATCTTTCTGTGAGAGATACTCTGCCCCTTGCGGGTTCCGAACGCCTTGAGGGACGCGAGAGAGGGCTGGAGGCCGCGATTCTGGCCCTGCGAACCCGATGGGGAATTGATGGAGCGGCCTTTGCGCTTCGCTTCGGCCCGGCTCTGTGGGAGGAAATTGTGAGTTTGCTGGGTCGTCTTCCCCCGCGTCTGGTTCAGGCGGATTCCACCGGAGCGCGGCTGACTCCCGAGGGAATGAGAGTCGGCAACGCCATTTGGGTGGAACTGCTGGATTCTGCAAAATGA
- the lepA gene encoding translation elongation factor 4 — protein sequence MKQDNIRNFCIIAHIDHGKSTLADRLIEVTHTVSSRDMREQLLDSLSLERERGITIKLVPVRMDYTAKNGRSYILNLIDTPGHVDFGYEVSRSLAACEGALLVVDATQGVEAQTVANACQAVDQGLEIISVINKIDLPSARPDVARKEITDVVGLDASDAILASAKEGTGIEEILEGVVNSIPAPDGDPEAPLEALIFDSVYDNYRGVICYVRVMNGTLRPGQNILFMATNGRYPVDEVGVFRPGFTPVERLGPGEVGYVSASIKTLAEAHVGDTITDAANPTETPLPGYRKVKSVVFCGFYPVERDEYPQLRDALEKLCLNDSAITFEPETSVALGFGFRCGFLGMLHMDVARERLEREFDVNLVATAPNVVYEITTTSGTVIEAHRPSDFPDVGEIEEIREPFIKLSVFLPSEYVGRVMQLAQEKRGLYKSMDYLTPERVRLVYDLPLAEFITDFHDKLKSQTRGYASLDYEFIGLRASDLVRVDVLVNGEAADAFSFICHRDASYNRGHAAVTKLKELIPSQLFEVPIQASIGKRVIVRVNVKALRKDVLAKCYGGDITRKRKLLEKQKDGKKRMKQIGRVSIPQEAFLAFLQIDGEEK from the coding sequence ATGAAACAGGATAATATAAGAAATTTTTGCATCATCGCCCACATTGATCATGGGAAATCGACGCTCGCGGATCGTCTGATCGAGGTCACTCATACCGTATCCTCCAGGGATATGCGGGAGCAGCTTCTGGATTCCCTGTCTCTGGAGCGCGAACGGGGCATCACCATCAAACTCGTTCCCGTTCGTATGGACTATACCGCCAAAAACGGACGCAGCTATATTTTGAACCTCATCGATACGCCTGGCCATGTGGACTTCGGTTATGAGGTCTCCCGCTCGCTGGCCGCCTGCGAGGGGGCGCTTCTCGTGGTGGACGCCACCCAGGGCGTCGAGGCTCAAACCGTGGCGAACGCCTGTCAGGCTGTGGATCAGGGGCTTGAAATCATATCGGTCATCAATAAAATTGACCTTCCTTCCGCGCGCCCTGACGTGGCTCGAAAGGAAATTACCGACGTGGTGGGGCTGGACGCCTCGGATGCCATCCTGGCCAGCGCGAAGGAAGGGACGGGGATAGAGGAGATTCTGGAAGGGGTCGTGAACTCCATTCCCGCGCCGGATGGGGACCCGGAGGCTCCGCTGGAGGCTCTGATCTTCGACTCCGTGTACGACAATTATCGCGGCGTTATTTGCTACGTCAGAGTGATGAACGGGACACTGCGGCCGGGGCAGAACATTCTGTTCATGGCCACCAACGGCCGTTATCCCGTGGATGAGGTCGGAGTATTCCGGCCGGGGTTCACTCCGGTAGAACGGCTGGGCCCGGGCGAGGTGGGCTACGTTTCGGCCAGCATCAAAACCCTGGCGGAGGCCCACGTGGGCGACACGATCACCGACGCGGCCAACCCGACGGAAACCCCCCTGCCGGGTTATCGAAAGGTCAAGAGCGTTGTTTTCTGCGGTTTTTACCCCGTAGAACGCGATGAATATCCCCAATTGCGGGACGCTCTGGAGAAACTCTGTCTGAACGACTCGGCGATTACCTTCGAGCCGGAAACATCCGTCGCTTTGGGGTTTGGTTTCCGCTGCGGCTTTTTGGGGATGCTGCACATGGACGTGGCCCGGGAGCGTCTGGAGCGGGAATTCGATGTGAATCTCGTGGCGACCGCCCCCAACGTGGTCTATGAAATTACGACCACCTCCGGAACGGTCATCGAAGCTCATCGTCCCAGCGACTTCCCGGATGTGGGAGAAATCGAGGAAATTCGCGAACCCTTTATAAAACTCTCGGTATTCCTGCCTTCCGAGTACGTAGGGCGGGTCATGCAGCTCGCCCAGGAAAAGCGAGGTCTCTATAAATCCATGGACTACCTGACTCCGGAGCGGGTGCGGCTGGTTTACGACCTTCCTCTGGCGGAGTTCATCACCGATTTTCACGATAAACTGAAGTCTCAGACGCGAGGTTACGCTTCTCTGGATTACGAGTTCATCGGCCTGCGGGCCTCGGATCTGGTGCGGGTGGACGTGCTGGTCAACGGAGAGGCGGCCGACGCGTTTTCCTTCATCTGCCATCGGGACGCCTCCTACAATCGAGGGCACGCAGCCGTGACAAAACTGAAGGAACTGATCCCCAGTCAACTTTTCGAGGTTCCCATACAGGCGTCCATCGGTAAGCGCGTTATCGTTCGGGTCAACGTCAAAGCCCTGCGGAAGGATGTCCTCGCCAAATGTTACGGAGGCGATATTACCCGTAAGCGTAAGCTCCTGGAAAAACAAAAAGACGGTAAAAAGCGCATGAAGCAGATCGGCAGAGTTTCAATTCCCCAGGAGGCTTTTCTGGCGTTCCTCCAGATCGACGGGGAAGAAAAATAA
- a CDS encoding serpin family protein: MRQLSVLLLSFLWLFSWPARPSFAEDGLTENLNAFAIDMYRSLVSGENSLFFSPCSIATGLALTCGGARGDTAEEMAKVLHVTPGVSLHASMKALQDHFNALADDAGALNVANRLWLDRRQTLLPEYAALAAEDYDGGIERLDFWENADGSRDTINRWVSEKTNGKINDLLSKEDVTPVTRLVLTNAIYFLSAWREPFQERLTKKEPFRMGRNKRKDVSMMRKTDRFSYGETPELQLVKIPYKIRGLVLLVLLPRLDENSDPLKKLENLEKKLTRAALKEWTAAMKGREVALRLPRFRDEGRYGLKDVLERLGMKLAFTRDADFSGMVEDPRKNGGDLCVSSVVHRAFIALDEKGTEAAAATAVVMRMKATATVDRVKPVEFVADHPFIYCVLDDRTGTILFMGRMTDPRDGK; encoded by the coding sequence TTGCGCCAGTTGTCAGTTCTGTTGCTGTCCTTTCTGTGGCTGTTCTCATGGCCTGCGAGGCCCTCGTTTGCGGAGGATGGGCTGACGGAGAACCTCAACGCCTTTGCGATCGATATGTATCGTTCTCTGGTCTCCGGAGAGAACAGCCTGTTTTTTTCGCCCTGCAGCATCGCGACGGGGCTTGCCCTGACCTGTGGAGGGGCGCGGGGCGATACGGCGGAGGAAATGGCAAAAGTTCTGCATGTGACGCCCGGAGTTTCTCTGCACGCTTCGATGAAAGCCCTTCAGGATCATTTCAACGCCCTGGCCGATGACGCGGGGGCCCTGAACGTCGCCAACCGGCTCTGGCTCGACCGGAGACAGACGCTGCTTCCGGAGTACGCCGCCCTTGCGGCAGAGGACTACGACGGCGGCATCGAACGGCTGGATTTTTGGGAAAATGCGGATGGCTCACGGGATACGATCAACCGCTGGGTTTCTGAGAAAACCAACGGGAAAATCAACGATCTTCTGAGCAAAGAGGACGTCACTCCGGTCACCCGTCTGGTTCTGACCAACGCGATTTATTTCCTGTCAGCCTGGCGGGAGCCCTTCCAGGAACGTCTGACGAAGAAAGAACCTTTCCGCATGGGGCGGAACAAGCGGAAAGACGTCTCCATGATGAGGAAGACGGACCGGTTTTCCTATGGTGAAACCCCGGAACTGCAGCTCGTCAAAATTCCTTACAAAATCAGAGGACTGGTTCTTCTGGTCCTTCTGCCCCGGCTGGACGAAAACTCCGACCCTCTGAAAAAACTGGAGAACCTGGAGAAGAAGCTGACACGGGCGGCGCTGAAGGAGTGGACGGCTGCCATGAAGGGCCGTGAAGTCGCTTTGAGACTTCCTCGGTTTCGAGACGAAGGCCGTTACGGGCTGAAGGACGTTCTGGAGCGTTTGGGAATGAAGCTTGCCTTCACCCGGGATGCGGATTTTTCCGGAATGGTGGAAGACCCCCGGAAAAATGGAGGCGATCTCTGCGTCAGTTCTGTAGTTCACAGGGCTTTTATCGCTCTTGACGAGAAAGGAACGGAGGCCGCCGCGGCCACTGCCGTGGTCATGAGGATGAAGGCCACCGCCACAGTCGACAGGGTGAAGCCGGTAGAATTTGTTGCGGATCACCCCTTCATCTATTGCGTTTTGGACGACCGGACCGGAACGATTCTTTTCATGGGGCGGATGACGGATCCCCGGGACGGGAAATAA
- a CDS encoding toll/interleukin-1 receptor domain-containing protein: MAWNDGSDRSGEEPFVFVSYAHEDGYVVSSVIEGIVANGYKVWYDQGIDVTTIWTDEIAKAILGSRVFVVFVTKASMASHYVRSEVEFALDKNVKVIPIYLEGMDVMPPGLSLMLHSTQGIEGSDPQTIIFKICKWLMQQNIKAEVRKPSPSSPLPSATPIVNPVRTPAPRSPAKGRPVKERAAMRERVVWEPRPTRYRNEIPAHFFPVLRWLLRITLLFCGTEILRAWLSMGMQNTFLTSTLPYWGLSAVFFYWYFGWRYTGVNSLFNLLPNPRLLQWLLYVACLGGWLLMTADLENVRFLLLWISQLAARLNFKYMWDYRTIQAMNFYKMPEWLQTVGFYACAGSGGILLLEMIGASFRRHR, translated from the coding sequence ATGGCATGGAATGATGGTTCCGACAGGAGTGGAGAAGAGCCGTTTGTTTTCGTGAGTTACGCTCACGAGGACGGTTATGTGGTATCCTCGGTCATCGAGGGGATTGTGGCCAATGGCTACAAAGTGTGGTACGACCAGGGAATTGATGTTACCACCATATGGACCGATGAAATCGCAAAAGCCATTCTGGGGAGCAGGGTTTTCGTCGTCTTCGTGACGAAGGCCTCCATGGCGTCTCACTACGTTCGGTCTGAAGTGGAATTTGCGCTGGATAAAAACGTAAAGGTCATTCCCATTTATCTGGAGGGGATGGACGTTATGCCTCCGGGGCTGTCTCTGATGTTGCATTCGACCCAGGGGATAGAGGGCAGCGATCCTCAGACGATCATCTTCAAAATATGCAAGTGGCTGATGCAGCAGAACATCAAGGCGGAGGTGCGGAAACCTTCCCCGTCGTCGCCGTTGCCTTCCGCGACGCCCATTGTCAATCCGGTCAGGACGCCGGCGCCGAGGTCTCCCGCGAAGGGGCGGCCGGTGAAGGAGCGGGCGGCCATGCGGGAACGGGTGGTCTGGGAGCCTCGACCGACCCGTTACAGAAATGAAATTCCGGCGCACTTTTTCCCTGTGCTGAGATGGCTGCTGAGAATCACTCTTTTGTTCTGCGGAACGGAAATTCTCAGGGCTTGGCTGTCCATGGGGATGCAGAACACTTTCCTGACGTCGACGCTTCCTTACTGGGGGCTTTCGGCGGTGTTTTTTTACTGGTATTTCGGATGGCGTTACACAGGAGTGAATTCTCTCTTTAACCTGCTGCCCAATCCTCGGTTGTTGCAGTGGCTGCTTTACGTCGCCTGCCTGGGGGGATGGCTGCTGATGACTGCGGACCTGGAAAATGTGAGATTTTTACTTCTTTGGATCTCGCAGCTCGCGGCCCGGCTGAATTTCAAATATATGTGGGATTACAGAACCATCCAGGCGATGAACTTTTACAAAATGCCGGAATGGCTGCAGACGGTGGGGTTTTATGCCTGCGCGGGCAGCGGGGGAATTTTGCTTCTCGAAATGATCGGCGCGTCCTTCCGAAGGCATCGATAA
- the malQ gene encoding 4-alpha-glucanotransferase codes for MVRKSGVLLPLSSLPSKYGIGDMGPEATRFIEFLKKAGQKIWQVLPLNVTDDGQGNSPYSSPSAFAGNPLLISPELMVNSGLLDRDDLRDVSEFSSGRVDYELVRASRKTLLQRAWLNFKSSRRRGEFDDFFVNNRYWLEAYSFFEAIKQDRGGQCWLEWPEGLKFRHHEALHRTWETLSDVIEYHRFVQFVFYSQIGKLRECLDRFDIELVGDMPIYVTLDSADVWANPHLFELDEKMEPVSVAGVPPDYYSETGQLWGNPLYRWDAMAADGFQWWMNRLHHLLRYFDKVRIDHFRGLIGYWTVPGGAATAEKGFWRSAPHERFFERLCWEFPEHPFWAENLGFLTPEIELARKGMGLPGMLVLHFAFDSPADNPYAPHNHTPDSIVYTGTHDNNTSLGWFEEDATPVEIANLILYLGREISRDTICGDMIRMAMCSVAETAIVQMQDYLELDARSRINVPSTPSGNWEWRLTPSQITDELAARMLEITKLYGRLPADPVKVMMA; via the coding sequence ATGGTACGTAAAAGTGGTGTGCTCCTGCCCCTGAGTTCACTGCCATCAAAGTATGGAATCGGAGATATGGGTCCGGAGGCGACTCGTTTCATCGAGTTTTTAAAGAAGGCCGGCCAGAAGATATGGCAGGTTTTGCCTTTAAACGTCACTGACGACGGCCAGGGAAACTCTCCTTACAGTTCTCCTTCGGCTTTTGCCGGAAACCCGCTTTTGATAAGTCCTGAACTGATGGTGAACTCAGGGCTTCTGGACAGGGACGACCTGAGGGACGTCTCCGAGTTCTCGTCGGGAAGGGTCGACTATGAGCTGGTGCGGGCGTCGAGAAAGACGCTTCTGCAGCGGGCGTGGCTCAACTTCAAAAGCTCCCGGCGCCGGGGAGAATTTGACGATTTTTTTGTCAATAACCGTTACTGGCTGGAGGCCTACAGTTTTTTTGAGGCCATCAAACAGGACAGGGGAGGGCAGTGTTGGCTTGAATGGCCGGAAGGGCTGAAATTCCGGCACCATGAAGCCCTGCACCGCACCTGGGAAACCCTGTCGGACGTCATAGAATATCATCGATTCGTTCAGTTCGTTTTTTACAGTCAAATCGGAAAGCTCCGGGAATGCCTCGACCGGTTCGACATTGAGCTGGTTGGAGATATGCCCATCTACGTGACCCTTGACAGCGCCGACGTGTGGGCGAATCCCCATCTTTTCGAGCTGGATGAGAAGATGGAGCCCGTTTCCGTGGCCGGAGTTCCGCCGGACTACTACAGCGAAACCGGACAGCTCTGGGGAAACCCTCTCTATCGATGGGATGCCATGGCGGCGGACGGATTCCAGTGGTGGATGAACCGCCTCCATCACCTGTTGCGTTATTTTGATAAAGTGAGAATCGACCATTTTCGGGGGCTCATCGGCTACTGGACGGTGCCGGGAGGGGCCGCCACCGCCGAAAAGGGATTCTGGCGCAGCGCTCCCCACGAGCGTTTTTTCGAAAGGCTGTGCTGGGAGTTTCCCGAGCATCCATTCTGGGCCGAGAACCTGGGCTTCCTCACCCCTGAAATCGAACTCGCCCGAAAAGGCATGGGCCTGCCGGGGATGCTGGTGCTGCATTTTGCCTTCGATTCCCCCGCCGACAATCCCTACGCGCCCCACAACCATACCCCCGACAGCATCGTCTACACGGGAACCCACGACAACAACACGTCACTCGGCTGGTTCGAGGAAGACGCGACCCCCGTTGAAATTGCCAACCTCATTTTGTACCTCGGCAGAGAGATCTCCCGGGACACCATCTGCGGTGACATGATACGCATGGCGATGTGTTCCGTGGCGGAGACGGCCATTGTGCAGATGCAGGATTATCTTGAGCTGGATGCCCGGAGCCGGATCAACGTTCCTTCCACCCCCTCCGGAAACTGGGAGTGGCGTCTGACGCCTTCTCAGATCACCGATGAGCTGGCCGCCCGTATGCTGGAGATAACGAAACTCTACGGACGCTTACCCGCTGACCCCGTGAAAGTCATGATGGCGTAG
- the raiA gene encoding ribosome-associated translation inhibitor RaiA encodes MEVRFVLRGTEIDGGLRGYMEGKVAKLEKFFSKILNSQVVISLHKGNYNVETTVNANGVILRAEENANDPRRAFDLALKNLERQIKRHNSYLKSKGQNESTLSFSDFSFSIEGFETSPSNGEDFAIEDPVIEKIKKIPLYPMDPREAVMQMDLVGHSFFMFQNAETGDVNVVYKRRDGNYGQLEPLK; translated from the coding sequence ATGGAAGTCCGTTTTGTGTTGCGAGGTACAGAGATCGACGGGGGACTCAGAGGTTACATGGAGGGCAAAGTTGCCAAGCTGGAAAAATTTTTCAGTAAGATATTGAACAGCCAGGTGGTTATCAGCCTTCATAAGGGCAATTACAACGTGGAGACGACCGTGAACGCGAACGGGGTGATCCTGCGTGCGGAGGAAAACGCCAACGATCCCCGCAGGGCTTTCGATCTGGCCCTGAAAAATCTTGAGCGTCAAATCAAGCGTCATAATTCTTACCTCAAATCGAAGGGGCAGAACGAATCGACCCTTTCCTTCAGCGATTTTTCATTCAGCATCGAGGGGTTTGAAACCAGTCCGTCGAACGGCGAGGATTTTGCCATAGAGGATCCCGTCATCGAAAAGATCAAGAAAATCCCTCTCTATCCCATGGATCCTCGGGAGGCCGTCATGCAGATGGACCTGGTGGGACACAGTTTCTTCATGTTTCAAAATGCGGAAACCGGCGACGTCAATGTGGTTTACAAACGCCGGGATGGCAACTACGGCCAGCTGGAGCCCCTGAAGTAA
- the thiW gene encoding energy coupling factor transporter S component ThiW: MLLFEIDTKNPLRARLQKMVLAALFAAVAVLLSPFSFPLGPSKCLPFQHAVNGLAGVILGPFWACGAAFVSSLVRNTLGTGTLLAFPGSIFGALAVGFAAKLLPARLRFWAALAEPFATATLGAGVAAFIASPSGGWAGMYATLALAFLASSGPGAILGCVLLRFLHSPAPQKTV, translated from the coding sequence GTGCTGCTCTTTGAAATCGATACAAAAAATCCTCTGCGGGCGCGTCTGCAGAAGATGGTTCTGGCGGCGCTTTTTGCCGCCGTGGCTGTTTTGCTTTCTCCGTTCTCCTTTCCTCTGGGCCCTTCGAAGTGCCTTCCCTTTCAGCACGCCGTAAACGGCCTCGCGGGTGTAATTCTGGGTCCATTTTGGGCCTGCGGCGCGGCGTTCGTCTCCAGTCTGGTCAGGAACACCCTTGGAACGGGGACGCTTCTGGCCTTCCCTGGCAGTATCTTTGGAGCTCTGGCCGTCGGATTCGCGGCGAAACTGCTGCCGGCCAGACTCCGTTTCTGGGCGGCTCTGGCCGAACCCTTCGCCACCGCCACGCTGGGAGCGGGGGTCGCCGCCTTCATTGCGTCTCCTTCCGGCGGATGGGCGGGAATGTACGCCACACTGGCCCTGGCCTTCCTCGCCAGCAGCGGACCTGGAGCCATCCTGGGCTGTGTGCTGCTGCGCTTTCTGCACTCCCCTGCCCCTCAGAAGACCGTTTGA
- a CDS encoding MBL fold metallo-hydrolase: MFATIPKEVLPDVYLIEVPLPENPLRNLNSYFIRGKDRNLLIDTGFNREECYEALAGALAELGEDRDRTDLFITHMHSDHSGLASRIAGGASKIYMGEKDCVYFRQVLSAEGWRDIDGFLFSLGFSEEEIRQNHLTNPIRKYAPAWDTLWTPVADGFSLDVGRYRLRAVETPGHTPGHMCLYEEKQKLLFCGDHVIFDISPNIVSWKDERLPLRLYMESLALIRTFEVKTALSAHRRAIGDFEKRIDELLRHHRVRLEEAQNLVEAYPRSTVYAIAAKMTWVSRTGWPGFSVAQKWFAVGEAAAHLDYLAAEGKITREMEGEHFVFFSSAGKNEKQR; encoded by the coding sequence GTGTTTGCCACGATACCGAAGGAAGTTCTGCCTGACGTTTATTTAATTGAAGTTCCCCTGCCGGAGAACCCGCTCCGGAATCTGAACAGTTATTTCATTCGGGGAAAAGATCGAAACCTGCTCATCGACACCGGTTTCAACCGGGAGGAATGTTACGAAGCTCTTGCCGGCGCTCTGGCGGAGCTGGGCGAGGACAGGGACCGGACCGACCTTTTTATTACGCACATGCATTCGGACCACAGCGGGCTGGCGTCCCGCATCGCCGGTGGCGCCTCGAAAATTTACATGGGAGAGAAGGACTGCGTTTATTTTCGGCAGGTTCTTTCCGCGGAGGGCTGGCGGGATATCGACGGTTTTCTTTTTAGTCTGGGTTTTTCCGAGGAGGAAATCCGGCAAAACCATCTGACCAATCCCATACGAAAGTACGCGCCCGCCTGGGACACCCTCTGGACGCCCGTGGCGGACGGATTTTCCCTTGATGTGGGGCGCTATCGCCTCCGTGCGGTGGAAACGCCTGGGCATACGCCCGGACATATGTGCCTGTACGAGGAAAAACAAAAACTGCTTTTTTGTGGAGACCACGTTATTTTCGACATCTCTCCCAACATCGTTTCCTGGAAGGACGAACGGCTTCCTCTGCGCCTGTACATGGAAAGCCTGGCCCTGATACGGACCTTCGAGGTGAAAACGGCGCTGTCCGCTCACCGTCGGGCAATAGGGGACTTCGAGAAACGCATTGACGAGCTGCTCCGGCATCATCGGGTCAGACTGGAAGAAGCTCAAAATCTGGTGGAAGCATATCCCCGTTCAACTGTTTATGCAATTGCGGCTAAAATGACCTGGGTATCCCGCACGGGCTGGCCGGGATTTTCCGTGGCGCAAAAGTGGTTTGCGGTGGGGGAGGCGGCGGCTCATCTCGATTACCTGGCCGCCGAGGGAAAAATAACGCGTGAAATGGAGGGGGAACATTTCGTCTTCTTCAGTTCGGCGGGCAAAAATGAAAAACAGCGATAA